A single window of Alosa alosa isolate M-15738 ecotype Scorff River chromosome 11, AALO_Geno_1.1, whole genome shotgun sequence DNA harbors:
- the dennd11 gene encoding DENN domain-containing protein 11 produces MVEQSDRAPLLDWEEVPPPEPVPTVPSSQEENELQSSPSNCRPADNSIHGAGWSTSPGAPAGVAAVTSRDSSSPSKQGGLGGDAESPGQDSTFPGLSVKDRTVRGWEEKDQIIAVFVVTFDTRSGNMVEWCLPQDMNLDGVEFKSMASGSHRIASDFIYFRKGSYFGLACFANMPVESELERGARMKSVGILSPSYTLLYRYMHFLENQVRHQLQCPGQYSPLEAFYEDKKAILPPGGNGLVTSCPTSALTTMVNRCMHPEMKITHPAGCMSQFIRFFGEQIMVLWKFALLRKRILIFSPPPVGVVCYRVYCCCCLANVSIPGIGGSMPELRPFFYINVADITALETELSYVACTTEKIFEEKKELYDLYIDNQNVRTHRESLQPLLRLNSADKEKYRKLSEQRQLLLYSQEVDGDCGANEEDLFILFFMEQNNRIFQTLSEVAGSSDPTLTTEHVRAMGLDPQGDRGFLVDLLEVYGIDVMLVIDNPCCP; encoded by the exons ATGGTGGAGCAGTCGGATCGCGCTCCGCTCCTGGACTGGGAGGAGGTTCCTCCGCCCGAACCGGTTCCGACAGTTCCGTCTTCACAGGAGGAAAACGAGTTGCAGTCCAGTCCGTCTAATTGCCGACCAGCGGACAACTCGATTCACGGAGCTGGATGGAGTACCAGTCCCGGGGCTCCGGCGGGTGTAGCAGCTGTTACTAGCAGGGACTCGAGCTCGCCATCCAAGCAGGGTGGACTAGGAGGCGATGCTGAGAGCCCCGGGCAGGACAGTACGTTCCCGGGACTGTCCGTTAAGGACCGTACAGTACGCGGATGGGAGGAAAAGGACCAAATTATCGCCGTGTTTGTTGTCACCTTTGATACCAGATCAG GTAACATGGTGGAATGGTGCCTTCCTCAGGATATGAACTTAGACGGGGTGGAATTCAAGTCCATGGCCAGTGGCTCCCACAGAATTGCCAGTGATTTCAT atACTTCCGGAAAGGCTCGTACTTTGGGCTGGCATGCTTTGCCAACATGCCGGTGGAGAGTGAGCTGGAGAGAGGGGCACGGATGAAGTCCGTGGGGATTTTGTCTCCCTCGTACACCCTgctctaccgctacatgcattttcTGGAGAACCAGGTTCG gcacCAGCTGCAGTGTCCTGGCCAGTACTCTCCTCTGGAGGCCTTCTATGAGGATAAGAAGGCCATTCTTCCTCCAGGAGGAAATGGCCTGGTCACTTCCTGTCCGACCAGTGCACTCACCACCATGGTCAATCGCTGCATGCACCCCGAGAtgaag aTCACTCACCCGGCAGGGTGCATGTCTCAGTTCATCCGGTTCTTTGGAGAGCAAATCATGGTCCTGTGGAAGTTCGCTCTGCTAAGGAAACGCATCCTCATCTTCTCACCACCTCCGGTTGGTGTGGTCTGCTAcagag TGTACTGTTGCTGTTGCCTTGCCAACGTCTCCATCCCTGGGATTGGTGGTTCGATGCCGGAGCTCCGCCCTTTTTTCTATATCAACGTGGCTGACATCACTGCCCTGGAGACAGAGCTGTCATACGTAGCCT GTACTACGGAGAAGATCtttgaggagaagaaggagctgTATGACTTGTATATAGACAACCAGAATGTgcggacacacagagagagtctgCAGCCTCTGCTCCGCCTCAACAGTGCTGACAAGGAGAAGTACCGCAAACTGAGCGagcagag GCAGTTGCTGCTGTACTCTCAGGAGGTTGATGGAGACTGCGGGGCTAATGAAGAGGACCTCTTTATCCT GTTCTTCATGGAGCAGAATAACCGGATCTTCCAGACACTGAGTGAGGTGGCTGGGAGCTCGGACCCCACGCTGACCACCGAGCACGTGAGGGCCATGGGCTTGGACCCGCAGGGGGACCGTGGCTTCCTGGTGGACCTGCTGGAGGTGTACGGCATCGACGTCATGCTGGTCATCGACAACCCCTGCTGCCCCTGA